A window of the Burkholderia sp. 9120 genome harbors these coding sequences:
- a CDS encoding MFS transporter: MKVAEEHSLPAGNPAYADTTKRSRVRYVVLSMLLVATVLNYVDRSALGIVAPGLSKGLALNRMEMGELFAGFGLAYSIALVPGGVLTDVLGSRLAYALSLVGWSFATLTQGLATGYHMLLGSRLAIGALEAPAFPSNARAVTIWFPARERGFATSVYVMGQYIGTPLFTGLLLWISATYGWRSVFFVTGGFGILFSFVWYRIYRDPQHHASVNAAELNYINEGATATRKPREKFNWRLALKLLSYRQVIAICIGKFCNNTLLVFFTTWFMTYLIEARHMSMIKVGIFQALPFIGATLGILIAGLLSDFFIRRGVSLSTARKAPLIIGTLLGASIMLVNFVESNEGVIAILTIAFFAQGVGSMSWAAVSEIAPRQYVGLTSSITSLAANIAAVTTPLMIGYITQHTGHFYWALNLMGGICLLGTLSYSVLLGKLSRIEL, encoded by the coding sequence ATGAAAGTCGCAGAGGAACACAGCTTGCCGGCTGGCAATCCGGCTTACGCGGACACCACAAAACGCTCGAGAGTCCGCTACGTCGTGCTCTCGATGCTGCTCGTGGCGACCGTCCTCAACTACGTGGATCGCTCGGCGCTCGGCATCGTCGCACCGGGTCTCTCGAAGGGGCTGGCGCTCAACCGGATGGAAATGGGCGAGCTGTTTGCAGGATTCGGCCTCGCCTATTCCATTGCGCTGGTGCCCGGCGGCGTGCTGACCGACGTGCTCGGTTCACGCCTCGCCTATGCGCTGTCGCTGGTCGGCTGGTCGTTCGCCACGCTGACGCAGGGTCTCGCGACCGGCTATCACATGTTGCTCGGCTCGCGGCTCGCCATCGGCGCGCTGGAGGCGCCGGCGTTTCCTTCGAACGCGCGCGCCGTGACGATATGGTTTCCCGCCCGCGAGCGCGGCTTCGCGACCAGCGTCTACGTGATGGGGCAATACATCGGAACGCCGTTGTTCACCGGCCTGTTGCTGTGGATCTCCGCCACGTACGGTTGGCGTTCGGTATTTTTTGTGACGGGCGGCTTCGGCATTCTGTTCAGTTTTGTCTGGTACCGGATTTATCGCGACCCGCAGCATCATGCAAGCGTGAATGCCGCCGAACTGAACTACATCAACGAAGGCGCGACCGCCACGCGCAAGCCGCGCGAGAAGTTCAACTGGCGCCTCGCGCTCAAGCTCCTCAGCTACCGGCAGGTGATCGCCATCTGCATCGGCAAGTTCTGCAACAACACCTTGCTGGTCTTCTTCACCACGTGGTTCATGACCTATCTGATCGAAGCGCGTCACATGTCCATGATCAAGGTGGGGATTTTCCAGGCGCTGCCTTTTATCGGCGCGACGCTCGGCATTCTTATCGCCGGCTTGCTGTCGGACTTTTTTATCCGGCGCGGCGTCTCGCTGTCCACCGCACGCAAGGCGCCGCTCATCATCGGCACCCTGCTCGGCGCGTCGATCATGCTGGTCAATTTCGTCGAATCGAATGAGGGGGTGATCGCCATTCTGACGATCGCGTTCTTCGCGCAGGGCGTCGGCTCGATGTCGTGGGCCGCCGTCTCCGAAATCGCGCCACGGCAATACGTGGGCCTGACCAGCAGCATCACCAGCCTCGCGGCCAACATCGCGGCGGTCACCACGCCGCTGATGATCGGCTACATCACCCAGCACACCGGCCACTTCTACTGGGCACTCAACCTGATGGGCGGCATCTGCCTGCTGGGGACGCTCTCGTACTCCGTGCTGCTGGGGAAGCTTTCGCGCATCGAACTGTAA
- a CDS encoding SDR family oxidoreductase, whose protein sequence is MPASKQFAAVTGAGSGIGRAAAVALAEAGFTVALIGRRAEPLLETKEVIGVAGGEAQVFQADVSNATSVDQAFSHIAAAFGRLDVLFNNAGRNAGAVPLEDYDTDFWNDVVATNLTGVFLCARAAYRLMKAQSPQGGRIINNGSISAHAPRPHTIAYTATKHAVTGITRSIALDGRAFNIACGQIDIGNAATSLTERMNKGVLQADGRMAPEARMDVTHVANAVVHMASLPLEANVLNMTIMASAMPFVGRG, encoded by the coding sequence ATGCCTGCATCGAAACAATTCGCCGCTGTGACGGGCGCCGGTTCCGGCATCGGCCGTGCCGCCGCCGTGGCGCTCGCCGAAGCCGGATTCACCGTCGCGCTGATCGGGCGCCGAGCCGAGCCACTGCTCGAAACGAAAGAGGTCATCGGCGTGGCCGGCGGCGAAGCGCAGGTATTTCAGGCCGACGTCAGCAACGCCACCTCGGTCGATCAGGCTTTTTCGCACATCGCTGCGGCATTCGGGCGGCTCGACGTGCTCTTCAATAACGCGGGCCGAAACGCCGGCGCCGTTCCGCTCGAAGACTACGACACCGATTTCTGGAACGACGTGGTGGCCACCAATCTGACCGGTGTGTTTCTGTGCGCGCGGGCCGCGTATCGTTTGATGAAAGCGCAGTCGCCGCAAGGTGGGCGCATCATCAACAACGGCTCGATCTCCGCGCACGCGCCGAGGCCGCATACCATTGCTTATACGGCGACCAAACATGCGGTGACGGGTATCACCAGGTCGATTGCGCTGGACGGACGCGCGTTCAATATCGCCTGCGGTCAGATCGATATCGGCAACGCAGCGACCTCGCTCACGGAACGGATGAACAAGGGCGTCCTGCAAGCGGATGGACGCATGGCGCCCGAAGCGCGAATGGACGTGACACACGTGGCCAACGCGGTCGTGCACATGGCCAGCCTCCCGCTCGAAGCCAATGTTCTGAACATGACCATCATGGCGAGCGCTATGCCGTTCGTCGGCCGCGGATAA